One Paramisgurnus dabryanus chromosome 9, PD_genome_1.1, whole genome shotgun sequence DNA segment encodes these proteins:
- the LOC135746454 gene encoding sodium- and chloride-dependent GABA transporter 2-like, with protein sequence MSRTEGQIEERGYWGSKAEFLLAVAGNVVGLGNVWRFPYLCYKYGGGAFLIPYLVFVVTCGVPLFLLETAMGQYTREGGITCWHRLCPLAEGIGYAGQMILLYSCMCYIIILAWALLYLFFSFSSQLPWASCDNTWNTDDCVNLVAKNLTLNHTTQMNSTSAATEFWEHRVLSLSGGIEQMGKINWEILLCLIAMWIICYFCIWKGVKSTGKVVYFTATFPYVMLVVLLIRGLTLPGALQGIKFYLYPELSLLYDPQVWMEAGAQIFFSYSVSVGSLTVLGSYNKYNNNCYRDSLWLCLLNSGTSFVAGFAVFSVLGFMAHQQSVPIDKVAESGPGLAFIAYPQAISMMPLPQLWAVCFFIMIILLGLDTQFVAMEVVMTSMMDLFPMVLRKTGRREIFLLIFCLICFFGQLVMVTEGGMYVFQLFDYYACNGACVLFLSVFQSVAIGWIFGAERMFDIIEDMTKTRPNYIFMLCWKYLTPLVCLVSLVCSLVQYQPLTFNRWYVYPNWAYALGWSMALSSILLIPGCALGRLFAGKGSLKQRWHYLCSPDKNLPVTCKQQAEMQKMMCNADPEDLYRNSL encoded by the exons ATGAGCAGAACAGAAGGACAGATAGAGGAGAGAGGATACTGGGGTAGTAAAGCCGAGTTTCTTCTGGCTGTGGCAGGAAATGTAGTTGGTCTTGGTAACGTCTGGAGGTTTCCATACCTCTGCTACAAATATGGAGGAG GTGCATTCCTGATACCTTACTTGGTGTTTGTGGTTACCTGTGGGGTTCCTCTGTTCCTGCTTGAGACGGCAATGGGACAGTACACCAGGGAAGGTGGAATTACATGTTGGCATCGCCTCTGTCCACTGGCTGAGG GTATTGGTTATGCAGGACAGATGATTCTGCTGTACAGCTGTATGTGTTACATCATCATTCTGGCCTGGGCACTTTTGTACCTCTTCTTCTCTTTTAGCTCTCAACTGCCATGGGCCAGCTGTGACAACACCTGGAATACAG ATGACTGTGTAAATCTCGTTGCAAAGAATTTGACTCTCAACCACACAACACAAATGAATTCAACCTCTGCAGCTACTGAATTCTGGGa ACACAGAGTGCTGTCTCTCTCTGGTGGTATTGAACAGATGGGTAAAATCAACTGGGAGATTCTTCTGTGTCTCATTGCAATGTGGATCATATGTTATTTCTGTATCTGGAAAGGAGTCAAATCTACAGGCAAG GTGGTGTATTTTACAGCAACATTTCCTTATGTGATGTTAGTGGTGTTGTTGATTCGTGGGTTGACTCTTCCTGGAGCCCTACAGGGCATCAAGTTTTACCTGTATCCAGAACTGTCCCTTCTCTATGACCCACAG GTTTGGATGGAGGCTGGAGCTCAGATCTTCTTCTCCTACAGTGTATCTGTTGGTTCTCTCACTGTATTAGGCAGCTACAATAAATACAACAATAACTGCTACAG GGACAGTTTATGGCTTTGTCTACTGAACAGTGGAACCAGTTTTGTAGCTGGTTTTGCTGTGTTCTCAGTCCTGGGCTTCATGGCCCATCAGCAAAGCGTACCCATTGATAAGGTGGCAGAATCAG gTCCAGGTCTAGCATTTATAGCTTATCCACAGGCAATATCTATGATGCCTCTTCCCCAGTTGTGGGCTGTATGTTTCTTCATCATGATTATTTTACTAGGTCTAGATACACAG TTTGTAGCAATGGAGGTTGTCATGACGTCGATGATGGACCTGTTCCCTATGGTGCTGCGCAAAACTGGACGCAGAGAAATTTTTCTCCTCATCTTCTGTCTCATATGCTTCTTCGGCCAACTCGTCATGGTTACAGAG GGGGGGATGTATGTATTCCAGTTGTTTGACTACTATGCCTGCAATGGAGCCTGTGTTCTTTTCCTGTCTGTTTTTCAGTCTGTAGCCATTGGATGGATATTCG GTGCTGAGAGAATGTTTGACATTATTGAAGACATGACAAAGACACGACCCAACTACATATTCATGCTGTGCTGGAAATACCTGACTCCTCTTGTGTGCCTG GTGTCTCTTGTCTGTTCTCTGGTGCAGTACCAGCCCCTGACATTTAACCGCTGGTATGTGTATCCGAACTGGGCATATGCACTTGGGTGGTCAATGGCCTTGTCCTCCATTCTGCTGATACCTGGATGTGCACTGGGTCGACTGTTTGCTGGGAAAGGGAGCCTGAAACAG CGTTGGCATTATCTGTGTAGTCCTGACAAGAACCTCCCGGTCACCTGTAAGCAACAAGCTGAAATGCAGAAAATGATGTGCAATGCAGATCCTGAAGATCTATACAGAAATTCACTTTga